A genomic region of Plasmodium malariae genome assembly, contig: PmUG01_00_4, whole genome shotgun sequence contains the following coding sequences:
- the PmUG01_00017400 gene encoding Plasmodium exported protein, unknown function has product MMYTMKENFNSTIFIKIFIFTLLIWIIHYNNNLMQWLLDETYKLDRNLYITTNRLLAHYSVNGKFDVLYSKVLDEEDISENNKDTLLKNEELKDSTLNRVEWDKVAKSNKSSLFSRVDVYCEKQIFSLLDSFDKIRNNEEINYWEKCKAINRKKIKLALIPLFLLVLSLSVFLKLVHRFKELSTKGSSDLLTIVLLGLIFAIIISIVLGIIYTYKKIKKYRMIKKK; this is encoded by the exons atgatgtatacaatgaaagaaaatttcaattccactatttttattaaaatcttTATCTTTACTCTTTTAATTTGGATAATtcattataacaataatctg ATGCAGTGGTTATTGGATGAGACGTATAAGTTAGATagaaatttatacataacaACTAATCGACTGTTAGCGCATTATTCAGTGAATGGAAAATTTGATGTGTTATATAGTAAAGTACTAGATGAAGAAGATATATCTGAAAATAACAAAGAcacattattaaaaaacgaagaattaaaagataGTACATTAAATAGAGTGGAATGGGATAAAGTAGCTAAAAGTAATAAATCTTCGTTATTTAGTAGAGTGGATGTATATTgtgaaaaacaaatattcaGTTTATTAGATTCCTTTGACAAAATAAGGAATAACGAAGAAATCAACTATTGGGAAAAGTGTAAAGCCATAAATAGaaagaagataaaattaGCACttattccattatttttgttagtATTGAGTTTAtcagtatttttaaaattagttCATAGATTTAAAGAACTATCTACTAAAGGTAGTAGTGATTTGTTAACAATAGTTTTACTAGGTTTGATATTTGCAATTATCATATCTATTGTATTAggtattatttatacctataaaaaaattaaaaaatatagaatgataaagaaaaaataa